Proteins from a genomic interval of Enterococcus faecium:
- a CDS encoding SIR2 family protein, whose amino-acid sequence MKEKLEMLFINNQKWNKLLNMTALNGDKYFREKHYLDLIKKYMPKEDSVEIFKELLGKKMFKRKFSYECDDDIYDAELLEKKCEICENKILEHEYFELYSPNYLSELSAYNIQLFEEYFDSDSKIVMEDIRKNIDRVIPFVGSGISKSVGLPLWLELFKKARENLADKHKGYFDLEYESKNVDRIIDVIKRAHPLINNDKDLKKELIVPAVNKHIKNEVLLNSIITDILKLDAEYIITTNYDDLLEKTSLLLCSGYEESRDISSFQGFESLDETQYIFHIHGTIKNYDSMVVTNEDYNNLYDSEEKKRILSGLINKHSMLFLGFSMDDTYFSDEFGKICESNKGYCTNYYVMVNGDRQKKDELLKTTNIRFINIKSTNFDIKNQYEFMIEYILGNIYIE is encoded by the coding sequence TTGAAAGAGAAATTAGAAATGCTATTTATTAATAATCAAAAATGGAACAAGTTGTTGAATATGACGGCTTTGAATGGAGATAAATACTTTCGGGAAAAACATTATTTGGACTTGATAAAAAAATATATGCCAAAAGAAGATTCTGTAGAAATTTTTAAAGAATTATTGGGAAAAAAAATGTTTAAAAGAAAATTTTCATATGAATGTGATGATGATATTTATGATGCTGAACTGTTAGAAAAAAAGTGTGAAATATGTGAAAATAAAATTCTAGAACATGAATATTTTGAGCTATATTCCCCAAACTATTTGAGTGAACTCTCTGCATATAATATTCAATTATTTGAAGAATATTTTGATTCAGATTCTAAAATTGTGATGGAAGATATACGAAAGAATATTGACAGAGTAATTCCGTTTGTTGGTTCAGGTATAAGTAAAAGTGTAGGGTTACCATTGTGGTTAGAGCTTTTTAAAAAAGCTAGAGAGAATTTAGCTGATAAACATAAGGGATACTTTGATTTAGAGTATGAATCTAAAAATGTTGATAGGATTATAGATGTGATAAAGAGAGCACATCCTTTAATTAACAATGATAAAGATTTGAAAAAAGAACTAATAGTCCCTGCAGTGAATAAACATATTAAAAATGAAGTCTTATTAAATTCAATAATAACTGATATATTAAAATTGGATGCAGAATATATTATTACAACAAATTATGATGATTTACTAGAAAAAACAAGTTTATTACTATGTTCAGGATATGAAGAATCAAGAGACATTTCTTCATTCCAAGGATTTGAATCTTTGGATGAAACACAATATATATTCCATATCCATGGTACTATTAAAAATTATGATTCAATGGTGGTTACTAATGAAGATTATAATAATTTATATGATTCTGAAGAGAAAAAAAGAATCCTTTCTGGTCTGATAAACAAACATTCTATGTTATTTTTAGGTTTTTCTATGGATGACACATACTTTAGTGATGAGTTCGGGAAAATCTGTGAGTCTAATAAAGGGTATTGCACAAATTATTATGTAATGGTTAATGGAGATAGACAGAAAAAAGATGAACTATTGAAGACAACAAACATAAGGTTTATTAATATTAAATCAACTAATTTTGATATTAAAAATCAGTATGAGTTTATGATTGAATATATATTAGGAAATATTTATATAGAGTAG
- a CDS encoding LysM peptidoglycan-binding domain-containing protein yields the protein MTSLKTLLFGTTLAAGAAFFMGTTAHADEAYTVQSGDTLSAISQKYVGDNSLINAIAESNSISDINLIYSGQQLTIPTEGSAQVAAEPQAAVQEAPVQTEPVQAEQPVVQETVQTETQAAPAVTETAATPASTSSAKEWIAQKESSGSYTATNGRYIGRYQLDSSYLNGDYSAANQERVAEQYVTSRYGSWEAAKAFWEANGWY from the coding sequence ATGACATCACTTAAAACTTTACTTTTTGGAACAACTTTGGCTGCCGGCGCTGCATTCTTCATGGGAACGACTGCTCATGCGGACGAAGCTTATACCGTTCAATCAGGTGATACTCTATCAGCGATTTCTCAAAAATACGTTGGTGATAACTCCTTGATCAATGCCATTGCAGAATCAAATTCAATTTCTGATATTAACCTGATCTACTCAGGACAACAATTAACAATCCCAACAGAAGGCTCTGCACAAGTAGCTGCTGAACCTCAAGCAGCCGTTCAAGAAGCACCAGTCCAAACTGAACCTGTTCAAGCTGAACAACCTGTTGTACAAGAAACGGTTCAAACGGAAACACAAGCTGCTCCTGCTGTAACAGAAACTGCTGCTACTCCAGCAAGCACAAGCTCTGCAAAAGAATGGATCGCACAAAAAGAATCAAGCGGTTCTTACACAGCAACGAACGGACGTTACATCGGCCGTTACCAATTAGATTCTTCTTACTTAAATGGTGACTACTCTGCTGCAAACCAAGAAAGAGTAGCAGAACAATATGTTACTTCACGTTATGGTTCTTGGGAAGCGGCGAAAGCATTCTGGGAAGCAAACGGTTGGTACTAA
- a CDS encoding GNAT family N-acetyltransferase, with amino-acid sequence MKLIKLWEADLKKAYQLQTSFGPNENGFINNAYGYTFAEFLDYVKKCEKTSLGIDLPESYVPATVFILESDEHEYVGIFNLRHKLNETLRNGAGHIGYGISPNYRKKGYATQGLALVLQEAKKIGIDEALLSVNKKNLGSLKAQQKNGAAIYREDEKEYYTKIKLM; translated from the coding sequence ATGAAACTGATCAAACTATGGGAAGCAGATTTAAAGAAAGCTTATCAGCTACAAACTAGCTTTGGACCAAATGAGAATGGATTTATCAACAATGCTTATGGCTATACATTTGCTGAATTTTTAGATTATGTAAAAAAATGCGAAAAAACGTCTTTAGGAATCGATCTTCCTGAGAGTTACGTTCCCGCAACCGTCTTTATTTTAGAAAGTGATGAACATGAGTATGTAGGAATTTTTAATTTGCGCCATAAACTGAACGAAACATTAAGAAACGGCGCTGGCCATATTGGTTACGGCATCTCCCCTAATTATCGTAAAAAAGGATATGCCACACAAGGATTAGCATTAGTACTACAAGAGGCAAAAAAAATCGGCATTGATGAGGCACTTTTGTCTGTAAATAAAAAAAATCTTGGCAGTCTTAAAGCACAACAAAAAAATGGGGCTGCGATTTATCGTGAAGATGAGAAAGAATACTATACGAAAATCAAACTGATGTAA